DNA sequence from the Oncorhynchus nerka isolate Pitt River linkage group LG9b, Oner_Uvic_2.0, whole genome shotgun sequence genome:
AAAGTAATTTTCCATACTGTAAATCATGTGGCTCTTGTACTTAGGACAGTACAGTTGTCAAGGAAACAGTTCCAGATCCAGTGCTCTCACCTTGCGTTCTTGTTGGCATCCTCCCTCAGTGTCTTCACAGCCACCAGAATAGGTGTGTCATCGCTGCCCTCTACCTCATTTGAGCGGTCATTGACCTCTTCAGACAGATCCTTTTCCACAATGTCCTGCATGCCCTCGGCCTCACACAGGTGCACCTGTGAGAAGAAACAACGGCATTTTACTATTGATGTTTCATCTGTCTAGCAAGAAAGCAAGAGTCATCTGACTTTAGTTTTTTAAAATTGCTTTCCTGCATGtttgcacgcatgcacgcacacacacacacacacacacacacacacacactctcgccAGTTTTATTCCATACCTCTCCAAACTGTCCCTCTCCCAGTTTCTCCTTAAAGGTGAGCTTGTCCCTGGGGAACTCCCTCATGGCCGTGTCCTTCCCAGAGAGCAGACTCATGTTGACGGCCGTGATGGAGTAGGTGTTGCTGCCCGTAGTCCCCTCCTGCAGGCTCACAATGTCTGCCTCGGCATAGTGGGGAGCCCCGTCTGATCCACAGGCCTGGGGTGGTCTGGAGGAGGAGCTAGTCCCTGCGGTGAAGTACATAGAGCATAAGTTTCACACTTCAGTAAGATGTGACCTGATCAAGACCATTGAAATGTTCTTGTGACCTTCCAAGTTAACAATACTGATATTTCTAGCCACAACCCAAAAGTAACTAGGGATCACTATACCCACCATATGAGAAACACTAGCTTGAAAGGACATTTGTCATATTTTTTGTCATATTTTCACACCTCAAAAGTTAGTCTAACTGTTAAACTTTGATTTTGGATTGTACTTTCCCTTGAATCCACTCACCCAGCTCCTCAGTGGACTGGGCGAACTCGGGCAGCTTGCGGATGAGGCGGGAGGGCTCCTGGTagtcagaggagcagagggggaaGATCCTCTCGTAGGTGGAGTTGGAGCCTTCCCCGCTGGACTGGGACGAGTGGTGGAAAGAGAAGGCCTGGGTTTGGACGGCCAGACGGGCCGACAGCTCGTCGTCTAGCATACGCCGCGAAGCCTGGAGGGAAGGGTAGTTACTGTTataagctgtgtgtgttgtaatgtttGGTGGCACCAGAGAGAAAAGGTAGAGGGCGCTCTCGGGACAACGGAAGCAATCAATGGCAAAGATAAGAGGTGCATCTTCTAGCTTTTCTAACACTGTGGTTGGCACCAAGTCAAACATTGACAGATGTTGTAATCTTGTGTTTAAGTTTAGCTGAGAGGCCATGCAAATCGATGTTCGGGGATACATTACAGCTAATAAGAAACACTTGAGGTAAAAAAAAACGTTTAAAAACTTCAATCAACAACTTTGATCAGTGTCATTTGCAGTCTTAGTTTCTGACTTCCTTTTTTAGCCCGGCAGCAGTATTTATTTTATAACAAGACAGAGAAGTTTCCTCGTAGCTATTAGATCAACCCTAATGATTTCCGCTCTGAAAACACCTCAGAGAATAAAAATCTGTTACATACCTTCTCTAGCATCTTCTGCCAGACCTGGCGCCACAGAATGATGACTATGATGGCCAAAAGGATGACGATGATGGCCACCAGGCAGCCAATCAGGATCCGGGTGTTGCTTTCATCCACTTTGTGGATGGGGTCATCTCCTAATGTACCAGAAGGTATAAAATATTTAACAGAGAGCTTCGTTGCTTCCTCCGTCCTTGTTTGCTCAATTCCTTACCTCCCTGTCAAAGCGCATTGGAGCGAAGAATCCAAGATCCCTCACTGAAGGAGTTGAGGATACAAAGATTTGACAGCTTGAAACATTTTATGGCATTATAATATTTATTACAAGAAAGGGTGGTCATCAAGACGTTTAGTGCTCACATCACATGTAAgcttttcattaaaaaaaaataataattataatgtCATCCTCAGTAAGTGTTGTATTTATCATTCATCAATGCTGTTGTAATTTCCCATCATATTGCACAGTAACTAACCTCTATTCGTCATATGCAACAGTATTTTAAGAACAGGCAGCAGAGGGCACTATTGAATGCAAAAAGGAGACAGGGTTGGCGAAGACAAAACAGGTAAGAACGTAGCTGGAGCTAACCTGGAATAACATTTGTCGGGTGGCCACGTTTGCGGGAGTCGGAGATGTGTTATAAACTGCTGTCCCCGctgaaagaggggggggggggggggcgagagagatagagagggagaaaggagaaatATCATCATCTATTCTGAAACAGAGTGGAACGGGGAGAGACACCACCTGAACTAAAACACAATATGTTTTTCGTTCCCTGTTACAAAAATGTTTAGTTACAGTGAgccctactgaacatgacccaggcAACTCAAGTCTCACCTGACTGGAAGGCCACCTCGCTGATCATCATCCAAGCCTCGTTGAAGGCAAAGCGGCACTTGATGGCACTGGCCATGCGGTCCCCCAGGGGCACGGTGATGAACCGGGCACTCTGGCTGACCTGGTCCACCGGGAGACGTAAGGACACTGGCTGGGACTCCCAGTCCAACTCGGACGTACGGAAGTAACACGAGGCCTGCCGAAACATTCTCACGCCGCGGCTGAACATGTTATTGCAGTGCACCtacggagagaggaggaaaactaTCAACTATAACACTCGAGTGTAGAGTGTACGTACTGTGGTATACTGTCTGTCACTGCATGGTTTGAAGTACAAATTAGATGTCCAGGTGCTATTCAGCCAATGACGAAACAATTGGAGGCTAAAGTTGTTGGACATATGCCTAAATATTTAGCCACTCTTGAAGGACAAAACAGACCTCCACATATGCCTGAATACAGTATCTTTTGCACACCTACTGAGTGGACCAATGACACAAGGTTATGGTCGGTCTGAAATTACATCAACAAAACCAGAATTTCAACCCGTTTTGCCCAGTTTTTCCCGTTGGGAACATGATAAAACCACATCCTTTCTCCACCTCCTTTTGTACAAGTTGACCTCTCACCTTCATCGAGGTGAAGTTGCGTACGCGGTCAAATTCGAAAGTCATCTCCACGTAGCCCTTAGGGAAGCTCTCATTGGTCCAACCCACATAATCGTATCCGGGCCACACGCCGTACACGTGACTGTGGAGGAAGTCATCAAGACCCCACGTCCCGTCAGTCAGCTGGCCCAGGCCTTCCTCCATACTggggggagaaaggagaaaggaccGTTACTCCCATCCACTACGGTTTTGCCCTTGTATCATGGCACTTAATCCCTAACTCATACCGAGGAGAGAAAGGAAAAAAGGAGGTCTTTGTTGCTATCATGCCTGTGTTGAATCCACTTGTGTCTTGCACGTCATCATTTCACACTATCATACTGACCCGAACCGTATTGTGCTGGCTTAGATCATTTCCTTTCACATGGTTCTTTTCTGCACGGTTCCAAAAACTATGGTGGATACAAAACCAGGCCAGGGCAGGACAGCTTGGCTCCGCTTAGCTCAGTAGTGTGACAAGAGTTGTCCACAGAATCCTCACATGGGTCAAGAATGGCTCACAACTTTGTTAAATAGTACCTTCGGGTCAGAGTCACTTAGGATGTGGACCATTTAACGCTTCTTAACAGTTTTGTACTTAGAAAATGCCACTGTTGAAGTACAAATATACTAAAACAAACCCAACTGACTGTAGACCCATGGATCCATCGTAGACCGAGTCATTGAGGTGGACGTCCAGGCCTCTGTAGGTCATCTCCTGGCCGGCCGGAGCACTGTAGGACACCAGGCCATCTGcaataacacacagccagggaCAGGTCAAAGGAAAGGTCACAATCAATGACAGTGGCCGTTTTACATCCGCCTGGTCTAAATTTTGCTTTACATTCCAACTCTGGGAGCATCTAGGCTATTCTCTTTTCTTTCAGTTTCATATACGGAAAGGATGTAGGATGGGATTAGATATAGGATGTAGGATAGAATGGGATTAGATATAGGATGTAGGATAAAATGGGATTAGATACAGGATAGGATGGGATTAGATATAGGATATGGGATTAAATATATGCTGTAGGATAGGATGGGATTAGatataggataggataggatgagATTAGATAtaggatgtactgtagtgtgtctGACCTAGCCATTCACAGCCATAGAGCTCTACCCTCATGCACACAATCATGGAGTGGTCTGTGATTGGCATGAAGCGTACGAAGTGGGCAATGATGGGTGGCTCTAGGTCCTTCAACACCACATCATAGGCATTCATGTTCCCCTCAATCACCTGCAGACAGGAACAGGAAAGagcatcatcatcctcatccaaAAACTACAGTCACTAAACATCGAATGCCAACAAACACAGCCAGACAAGAATGGAAGTTATAGAAAGTCACACCAATCACAAAGCCAATCAAAGCAAGATTGTGCAACCAATGGAGTAGTCCCAAAAGTGAAAACCCAGCCCAACAGTTGGGCCCAAACTGGCACTCCAGGCTGGCTCAATCAAacactcaaagtatttgaaagaaaattcATACTCTTTGAACCCAGCCCTGAGAGCGAAAGGACATTGAATCAACATTGGAAAAACATTGAAAGCAGATGTCAGAATGGATTCTGGTAGTATGGACACTAGTTTGCATCTGCTCACCTGCCTGCCTTTCCTGTCGTGCCAGGCCACCCAGCGGCTGCCGTCACGGCTGTACTTGATGCGGTAGCGCTGGGCAAACTCATTGCCCATGCCGTCGGCGTGGCGACCCTGGGTGCCCACGAGCGTGATGAAGTGCAGCGAACGCAGGTCCACCTGGAGGAAATCCTTCGGGCCGCCTGCGTCCGTCTCTGCCATGATGTTGGGGCACCATGCCCCGTCACCATCTCCATCGTCAAAGTCCAatctgaggaggagaggggggaaggaagggaggaggcAGTAGGAGTAGAAGGGAATTGCATATTAGAAGGGATTATAATATTTAGTCAATTGAATAATAAAAATGCCTTCCTCCCTTATTTTAAGGAATCACTGATCTGACAAGGTTGGATTGGTGAAGGGCAATAAGGCAGTCAGTCTTGCCTTCACTCAGACAGTACAGTCAGTACTCTGATTACCTGACGGAAAAGAGTTTAGAGTGTGTAGGCATCTACAATATGGTGACAATGTGGATAGCATACCTGCCATATCTTGCTGCTGTAGACTCTGACCACTGACTAGAAGCAGAGATATCCTCATCAAGAATCTGTCCTCCAGTCATACCCAGAGGATACCGACACACACCTAAAAGCAGATACAGTGTTATAGATGCATGTTTTTCGGGTCAGGTGTTTTTTTCCTGACCATGTGGCCTGATCAGGGAAAAACTCCAGGACCTAGTTAAAAGCTATGACAATGGCAAATGAAACAGATTCAACTCATGTCATCAACAAGTCACTGAGATGTttggtgtgtgcgtttgtgtgtgtgtgtgtatctatggacGGGAACGTATTCCCGAAGTCCATGAGTGTGCCACACTGCACATGCATTTGGTAGGATCTGGCTTGAGTCAGAACTGAAGTGGACAGGGCACAACCCTCCCCCAGCTTCTTCCTTTAGGCCTGGGAGGCCCCACTGAAACAGAGGCATCACTATGTAGGTGCCAGTCCAAGCAAAAAGAGTAGGGAGGGGCCCCTTCAGTTTTCCTCCTCTTTATTTTGCATCTCTTTTTCTATCTTTTGTACCAGAGCCAAAGTCACAGACAGTTTTAGACTTAGTGCTGTAACCATTGGAAACAAAACCCCTCCAAAAATGTAAAACTCGAATTGCTCAAGATATTATTACGGTGGTTTAAAACAACATTTATTATAGCAAGAAAGAGAAAAACCATGAGCTGTTAAAACAGCGATtgaggtgcgtgtgtgtgtgtctgtgtgtgtgtgtgtgtttgtgtgtgcgtgtgtgtgtgtgtgagaacaaaTAGCTTCTTCGTCTACTGTGtcagtgatcaaatcaaatcacattttatttgtcacatgcgcatgaatacaacaggtgtagtagaccttacagtgaaatgcttatttacaaacccttaaccaacaatggcgTTTTAAGAAAattaagtgttaagtaaaaaaaataaaatgccccaaaataaaagtaacaaataattaaagagtagcattaaaaataacaatagtgaggctatatacaggaggtaccggtacagagtcaatgtgcgggggcaccggtgagtcgaggtaattgaggtaatatgtacatgtaggtagatgtAGTTAACTTATTGTGCATAACTGTTAACTCTGTTCTACTGTTACTGTACCTGCCTATTACCCTTCATTCTGGATCTGCTTACAACtcaaagtaacactgaaacatagaaatagacttTGAGAGCTTGTGGACAAAATCTGCTTCATACAGTGAAACTATTTCAAGTGGAAAAGTCCAGGAGAGGTAGGTTATGAATGAGTGCCTCTCCTGTCACCCTGCTCCTTAGCACTGACACAGAcgtacgaacacacacacacacgcacgcacacacaccagaaGCTCACTCCATACCTCCAGCAGCCTTTTTCTCCATCAGCCTCTTTTCTCCTGCCCCTACAGCTTTTCAGACATTTCCTGAATGCCCCCAGCCTGTGAATGGTTTGCCTGTTCTCACATATTTGCTGTCTGACCAATCTACCAATGGCTAAACCCCACACGCGCGCACTTACACACGCACACCTTGACGGTGATGACCTAACCAGCCCACCTAGCTATTACAGCGTGCTAGTATCTCCATCATGTCAACACCTTGACTTGACTACAATGAGGTAATATCCCCTTCAGTTAGACGTATGTACTGTATAAAGAAAGGCTTTCGAAAATGCAGAGACGTGACATGAACATGTAACATCTTAAAATGAGTAAACAAACACTTAACATCCTTTTCAGATATACTGAGTCAACCAAATCAAGCTGCACTGTCTTGGCCTCGGTTACACATCCACTGTAGTTACTGGGACCATGCTGGAGAGGGCATCTAAGCCAGCACAGTGCAGCTCTGATAGTGTGAAAAGGCTATGAGTTGACTTCCATGTACAGTACCTGGGTTGACTTGGGTCCTTACAGTAGTGAGGAGGAATAGCAGGAGACAATGTCTTATCTGTAGAGCCTTCATCTCAGAGGCAGGAGCTGAACACCTGACAGAATGTTTCACAAGTTCagtataacaacaacaacagcaaccacAATATGTATGTAATGATACGTACGTAGGGGTTGTACTTGCACCATCCGTTGGTCAATGCTAGCCTTCTCTCTAATCTCAACTTTTTTCTCTATATAAatagaaatgttggtaaattagcttttattgttgGAAGAAATTATGAAAGAGAATGGTGGCTTTTTCCCCACCATCTAATAAAGGCATGGAGGTATTCAATGACGGAGATGTACTTGTTTAAAATatatcacttgatggtttcatttcagagacaaATGATCATGGTTTTTGCTAAATGCTATATATCCGCCTCACTCTAAGAGCAATAGGTAATACTGCTAcgttttacacagtcaaatgtaacaaataactacataaagaactgtacaaatgatacatttgtgacatcaatattatatatatatataatttaagacagtaatatgagatctgtatgtacaacatttacatttgacatttttgtaatttagcagatgctcttatccagagcaaattacagtaagtgcattcatcttaacgtgagacaaccacatataacATTCAAATATACAGGATgcgaacattccattccagctaaacaatggatataGGCTATAGAGTTtagcaaaaataaaaaatatatcctACACATCTGTGAATTAAAATCGGAGACCAGtcatttttttaaacacacaTGAAGGTGTGTTTAACCCACAAGCAATCACTTCTGAtgaaaaaaacacaaatgtgaaaaattGGTGGATATAGCGTTTTGGAAAATAAACTCTTAATTTATGATTCATATATTTGACCAGTTTAATGTCCCCTGCCAAGAACAAAATGTCCCTTCGGTATAATGATGAAGATTGACCATTTATCGATTGATCCAATGCATCAGGGTCAATTCCACATCAGGCTCAATTCCATATCAATCTAGTCAATTCAGGATATGAATTGAAATTCAATTCAAGGAATGAAAACAGGAATCCATTCGCCATTAGTATTTTCAATTCACTCTTTATGGAGTTGAAATGGAATGGACCTCAACCAAACAACGCATACAGTATACAAAGAAGACCCCCTAAACACATTCTAAGATTATGCACCTATCTAAGCCATTGGTTCCAACCAGCggcagacatacacagagacccCCTTGTATGGTCTACTCAGGTAATTGACTACCCCTCCATCCACAGTACATGCAGTATAAGTCCCCAATGCTTATTTATCTTTTAAAAAGCCTGTAAATGTCTCGGTGAAATATGTCTACTGCACAAATATGCTCTACATGGCTACCCTCCTGTACTTTCAGTAATTTATGTGGTGAGTTTACCCCAAAAATGTGAGTGGGGGGGAAAAGTACTGACTGTGTGGTTCTGTGTAGCCCTGGTGAGTTGGTGAATTCACATGGACGCTAATCTGATGCCCACGGATCCTTGCTGTAAAGTGCTGCCTTTGTGCTTTTGTGTGGTCCTGTCCTGCGTTAGGCCTATTTCATCATGCTAAACTCGGACTGCTCTCTGCCTCagttgggtgtgtgtatgtgtagggtcAGGAGTTTTCCTCTGGTCAGGTCAgaaaactctgggccctagttataataATGTGTGATTCGAAAAATAACCTCAGCATTTAGGTcatatccaccatggttaatatACTAATAATGTTAATGTCCATGTGTCACTTACATGTCAATACTGACACTGGCAGGTCAGGTGACTAGTGTATTCAAATAAAGTATCAAAATGAACATAAACATTCAAATAAAGTCAATCATTAGAAGAGAATGGAATTCCACTTTTTCCTCAAGCGAATAAAATAACGACAAAATAGTGAACTATTATCTGAAGGAAAATAACTTATTTTTGTTAAACAACTTATTTATATTTACATGTCAATCAAGATTGGGAGGTACCAGCTCAACGTTTCTCAGCTTTCAATTCCATTGATGACAAATACACCCATAGCTGTCACCGAAACGTGGCTACTAGCAGTGTCAAAATGCAATGCCAAATGACGTTCTATAAAAGTAAGAGTAATCGGAGGAGAATAATGACCACACTTACTTTTCACTGCCTTCCCAAAATCCTTAGTAGTCCAGGGGAATATTATTCCATAATCGACTGGATAAAATTCAAAAGTCTATTACACTGTAATATACTTTCTTCCCGGGACTTTCTGGGGAAGAAGGAGGAAAAGGGCTGATGTAAAAGCAAGCTCTCCCACTAGAGGAAAGagaaatgagggaaaaaatgaaataaaaataacacACTCTGGGATTCTTTGGTGTGATGCCAAAAAGCCCCAGAATTCCACCTGATGCACATAAGGTTTCAATTATGGCCTGGAGAGCTGTAAGGGAGCTAGTTTAGAGCAGGCTTCTGTTGAGCAGCCAAGTGCTACTGAAGAAGGACCCGAGTTTACATTCATCCTGTGGAAACCTGTTCATTACTGTGGGTGTGATGGGGTTTTATAGGGCTTCTAAAAGTATCATGCAGAATGTAGGCCAAAAAAGAAACATTGCTGGACAGAGAAGTCAAATCATGTCTGACTGAACTTGGATGATCCTTTTCTGTTACTTATTGAAGTGTTATTGATCTTTTTTTCAACTGTATGAAAAAAGTAATGTCCACTCTTTGTTTACTTACAGCAGTGAGTGGATCTCACCAGTTTTTCAACAGTGGTTCTTTTGTGTCCAGCTCATGCCAATTTAGCATGGATTGAGACTGACCTGGAACTGCCACACCTCAGTTTTGGAGTTTACCATGAGAGGGCAGCAGGGACGGCTCCAGTCATAATTGACATAAGTGGTCGCTTAGGGCCCCTGACCGCTAGGTGACCCCTCAaccacaaaaaaaaaatatatatatattaaatacactgagtgtacaaaacattaagaacaccttcctaatattgaattgcacctagggctgttacggtgattgtattaccgccacaccagcgGTCAAGAggcatgaaggcagtcaaatttttcttgaccgtttagtcacggtaattaagCTTccccaagctctgatgctgctgatggtaaTTCGTAGGctaccaaacttgctaaatgCCTGgaactcagcactctattgtcactctgaaatcaatgcaaatgtaatcgaaaatcaagttaatgagagcccatgagctcatgttgcacaaCACTTCTATAGGCTAAGCAATAtcatgagaaaacagagtgatggcttcTATTAATCTTAGGGATAgcccccttttttcaattttcgcctaaatgacatacccaaatggaactgcctgtagctcaggcactgaAGCAAGGatgtgcatattcttggtaccatttgaaaggaaacattttgaagtttgtggaaatgtgaattgtaggataatataacacaatagatttggtagaagaaaatacaaagaaaaaaccaacCAGTCTTTTTcaaccaccatctttgaaatgcaagagaaaggtcatagTTGTAgcccatcactctggttgtaattccgatAGTGTCCAAaacatggcagcagtgtatgtgcaaggtTTCAGATGGATAACTTGAAAAATGTGTGGACAACAATACTTTTAGTGTGAAGTCCCCAGGTACATTTAGGCAAACCGTGAAGCAGACATTTgcattcatattccatttttctgcaagaatatcgtcaaatTTGTATACTttgactttgatttagctttccaagtattagtagccatattataagttcaacatttgcaaaacaaccagttttcataacttcataactctgaatatcCTTATCATTTTTTGTCCAAAATGAAAAGGCATGCTGTTGTTAGAAGCTACATTTTACGACATATATATGGTTTCCGgatactcccgtaaagcccagctaattcgctatctagctagctttgtttgaccctgATTAATGCTCAGTTGACAAAGATACAGTCGTTCAAGAGATGGCCGCCCGCGTCATCGACGTGCCATGAAGGCTTCGCTCTCTGAACAAATagggtgtcctataggatatacaaCAGCCCTAATGAAATAGTGAAGTCTTGTTACCTTCTGGGATCTCGGAGGAGCAGATACGAATGTGATTTGACTCGTTCAAACAACGTTTAGGGTGAGATTTTCACCGATTCCTTGgtttgcaaattgaacgagtggaaatacgAAATTGATTGTGCGTGATATATGGACCTATTCAGGATATGAAAAATGATTTTATctaataaaacaacacttcatgttatctctgggaccttttggatgataaatcagagcaagattccagaatgtaagtacacatttcaccttcagagttgaatttatcaaacctattgcgttgaaaaaagtgttttgtttttaggagctctcctcaaacaatagcatggcattttttcgcagtaatagctactgtaaataggacagtgcagttatattaacaagaattgaacctttcagccgatataagacacttctatgtaccgacatttgttgttACTCTAAAATCTGCGATCTTGATATAACGCGCTGCAAGATTTACAACTGTTCCATTGACGGAATGCCAATCcttttaaaaagaggaggatcccatcagctttctataggctaggcctaataTATTTAtatctcaactttcctaatattaagcacattgcttgtctttacaacaggagtatagcctacctggctggcatgaacaTGAACCACGGGGAAAGTGTCCTCCAAGTGCATAGATTACATGTATTCCCCCCTGCACCTGTATCGAGACAGGTGCATgttaatggtccattctaaatcctTAACAAATTTCACAAATATTATTTAGCATATGTAAAGGCacgattaaatcaagaatagtctgatgggtgacaatattagcctatcacttgtgaatgatatattattacttgtgaatgatgcctTGTGTAAGGCAAGAAACAATGCATACCTTTATTGAGCTAATTTTTCAAATCTTAGtcccacacctcatgtagcctagcccataggcctatatgttttgataaggtttgtatcagaactaaagtggccaaataacctATTCAAATGAAGCACATGAATCCGCTTTACAATGGGTGTAGAGTCTAACTGTCATACATACACAGTGTGTGAGTTTTAAGTTTGGGGAAgttcattttcaccataaa
Encoded proteins:
- the LOC115114124 gene encoding LOW QUALITY PROTEIN: discoidin domain-containing receptor 2-like (The sequence of the model RefSeq protein was modified relative to this genomic sequence to represent the inferred CDS: deleted 2 bases in 1 codon), with the translated sequence MKALQIRHCLLLFLLTTVRTQVNPGVCRYPLGMTGGQILDEDISASSQWSESTAARYGRLDFDDGDGDGAWCPNIMAETDAGGPKDFLQVDLRSLHFITLVGTQGRHADGMGNEFAQRYRIKYSRDGSRWVAWHDRKGRQVIEGNMNAYDVVLKDLEPPIIAHFVRFMPITDHSMIVCMRVELYGCEWLDGLVSYSAPAGQEMTYRGLDVHLNDSVYDGSMGLQSVGMEEGLGQLTDGTWGLDDFLHSHVYGVWPGYDYVGWTNESFPKGYVEMTFEFDRVRNFTSMKVHCNNMFSRGVRMFRQASCYFRTSELDWESQPVSLRLPVDQVSQSARFITVPLGDRMASAIKCRFAFNEAWMMISEVAFQSAGTAVYNTSPSRKRGHPTNVIPGDDPIHKVDESNTRILIGCLVAIIVILLAIIVIILWRQVWQKMLEKASRRMLDDELSARLAVQTQAFSFHHSSQSSGEGSNSTYERIFPLCSSDYQEPSRLIRKLPEFAQSTEELGTSSSSRPPQACGSDGAPHYAEADIVSLQEGTTGSNTYSITAVNMSLLSGKDTAMREFPRDKLTFKEKLGEGQFGEVHLCEAEGMQDIVEKDLSEEVNDRSNEVEGSDDTPILVAVKTLREDANKNARNDFLKEIRIMSRLRDPNIVSLLAVCVESDPLCMITEYMENGDLNQFLSSHQLDEVEEIQSSDKATVSYSNLMSMATQVASGMKYLSSLNFVHRDLATRNCLVGKNYTIKIADFGMSRNLYRGDYYRIQGRAVLPIRWMSWESILLGKFTMASDVWAFGVTLWEILTLCEEQPYSQFSDEQVIENTGEFFRDQGKQVYLPRPACCPDAVYSSLMLGCWRRNAKQRPTFQEIYSQLGESQE